Proteins from a genomic interval of Quercus lobata isolate SW786 chromosome 11, ValleyOak3.0 Primary Assembly, whole genome shotgun sequence:
- the LOC115966482 gene encoding protein DMR6-LIKE OXYGENASE 2-like has protein sequence MGEVDPAFIQEPEHRPRVTYIEGQGIPLIDLSPIHSSGDVSAIEGLVKEIGNACKEWGFFQVINHGVPLEKRQKVEDVSRKFFAQSLEDKRKVRRTEKAVLGYYDTEHTKNVRDWKEVFDYNIEEHTNDKEVTAEWTNLWPEYPPEFRKTCQEYAQEMVKLAFKLMELVALSLGLPADRFHGFFKDQTSFVRFNRYPTCPNPHLALGVGRHKDSGALTILVEDDVGGLEVKPKTYGEWIRVKPIPNAYIINIGDTIKVWSNDKYESVEHRVIVNSERDRFSIPFFFLPALSTMVKPLEELTNEQNPAKYRAYNWGEFISTRMQSNFQKLDVENLQICHFKTTK, from the exons ATGGGAGAGGTTGATCCAGCTTTCATCCAAGAGCCTGAACACCGGCCCAGAGTCACCTACATCGAAGGCCAAGGCATCCCATTAATCGATCTTTCCCCTATACACTCCTCCGGCGATGTTTCTGCCATTGAAGGCCTTGTTAAAGAGATAGGCAATGCATGCAAGGAGTGGGGGTTCTTTCAGGTGATCAACCATGGAGTGCCTTTGGAAAAACGCCAGAAGGTTGAGGATGTGTCGAGGAAATTCTTTGCACAGAGTTTGGAGGATAAGAGGAAGGTGAGGAGAACTGAGAAGGCAGTGTTGGGTTACTATGACACTGAGCATACTAAGAATGTTAGGGACTGGAAAGAGGTGTTTGATTATAATATAGAAGAACACACTAATGACAAGGAAGTCACAGCAGAGTGGACTAATCTGTGGCCTGAATACCCTCCGGAGTTTAG AAAGACATGCCAAGAATATGCTCAAGAGATGGTGAAACTAGCTTTCAAGTTGATGGAACTTGTTGCATTGAGCCTAGGCTTGCCAGCAGATAGGTTTCATGGCTTCTTCAAAGATCAAACCAGCTTTGTTCGATTCAATCGCTATCCAACTTGCCCTAATCCTCACTTAGCACTTGGTGTTGGTCGACACAAGGATAGTGGTGCCTTGACCATCCTAGTTGAAGATGATGTTGGAGGGTTAGAAGTGAAGCCGAAAACATATGGGGAGTGGATTCGGGTCAAGCCCATCCCAAATGCTTATATCATCAACATTGGTGACACTATTAAG GTTTGGAGCAATGACAAGTATGAGAGTGTGGAGCACAGGGTGATAGTGAACTCAGAGAGGGACAGGTTCTCCATTCCATTTTTCTTCCTACCAGCACTCTCCACCATGGTTAAGCCCTTGGAAGAGCTGACAAATGAGCAAAATCCTGCTAAATATAGGGCATACAACTGGGGCGAGTTTATAAGTACTAGAATGCAAAGTAATTTCCAAAAACTCGATGTTGAAAACTTGCAAATCTGTCATTTCAAGACAACAAAGTAA